One Candidatus Margulisiibacteriota bacterium DNA segment encodes these proteins:
- a CDS encoding YebC/PmpR family DNA-binding transcriptional regulator produces the protein MSGHSKWATIKRAKAKTDAARGRIFTKIIREISTAAKVGGGDPAANPRLRLSIDKAKAANMPNDNIKRAIEKGLGGGDAVMEELTYEGFGPGGFAILVNVMTDNRNRAAGEIRNTFDKHGGNLGSSGSVSYLFNRRGSIVLEKAGIDEDKLTLAAIDAGAEDIISEDKTIEVLTTPENFEKVKNALQSAGFNPVQADIAMIPTTTVKLTGETAQKALKLVSLLEEHDDVQEVFTNFDISEEELEKAG, from the coding sequence ATGTCAGGTCATTCTAAATGGGCGACAATTAAAAGAGCAAAGGCCAAGACCGATGCCGCTCGGGGTCGGATCTTTACTAAGATAATCAGGGAAATATCGACCGCGGCAAAAGTTGGCGGGGGAGACCCGGCGGCCAATCCCAGGCTTCGTTTATCGATCGATAAGGCAAAAGCGGCCAATATGCCGAACGATAATATTAAAAGGGCGATCGAAAAGGGGCTTGGCGGCGGCGACGCGGTGATGGAGGAGCTAACATACGAAGGGTTTGGTCCGGGGGGATTTGCGATCCTGGTCAATGTAATGACGGATAACCGGAACCGGGCGGCTGGAGAGATCCGCAATACTTTTGATAAACATGGCGGCAACCTTGGTTCTTCCGGCAGTGTTTCCTATCTTTTTAATCGCCGGGGGAGCATTGTCCTGGAAAAAGCGGGCATCGATGAGGATAAATTAACCCTGGCCGCGATCGATGCCGGGGCCGAAGACATCATTTCCGAAGACAAAACGATCGAGGTCCTGACCACCCCGGAGAACTTTGAAAAGGTCAAGAATGCCCTGCAGTCTGCCGGGTTTAATCCGGTCCAGGCGGATATCGCCATGATCCCGACGACCACGGTCAAGCTGACCGGCGAAACGGCGCAAAAGGCTCTCAAGCTGGTGAGTTTGCTTGAAGAGCACGACGATGTTCAGGAAGTCTTTACCAACTTTGATATCTCCGAAGAAGAGCTGGAAAAAGCCGGATAA
- the glgA gene encoding glycogen synthase GlgA, which yields MRILYVSSEVVPFAKTGGLADVAGALPKALKRIGHDVRVFMPRYKMVDPEKYNLTKIFPNIYEGKIPGTEVIVYLFDDPAFFGDREGLYQQNGVDYPDNLERFSAFCRAAFPLLKELNWRPDIIHGNDWQSALIIALLKKAYKDDPFFVRTATVYSIHNMAYLGLFPKEKLLFTGLGWDLFKPDGLEFWGEISLSKAGIIFADVISTVSENYAKEIQTTEYGAGLDGLLRARTQDVFGIINGLDYEIWNPATDPNIVKRYSPATIFLKADNKIELQRRNKLPENKDIPVLGLVTRLADQKGLDILSEALEEILAMDCQMVILGTGDPKYHALLTEEHEKFPKKLAVNLEFDAMLAELIYAGADLFMMPSRYEPCGLGQLIGFKYGTIPIVRRTGGLADTVGDFDQRVGKGEGFVFEKYSSAALIDAVKRAVAVYKQKELWETLQKRVMNLDYSWDASAKKYIALYLKALKKIGIAPL from the coding sequence ATGAGAATATTATACGTTTCGTCGGAGGTCGTCCCCTTTGCCAAGACCGGCGGCCTGGCCGATGTCGCCGGGGCTCTCCCAAAAGCGTTAAAGCGGATCGGCCATGATGTCAGGGTCTTTATGCCCCGTTACAAGATGGTCGATCCGGAAAAATACAACCTAACGAAAATATTCCCCAATATATATGAAGGCAAAATTCCCGGGACCGAGGTCATTGTTTATTTATTTGACGATCCCGCTTTTTTTGGCGACAGGGAAGGGCTTTACCAGCAAAACGGGGTCGATTATCCGGACAACCTTGAGCGGTTTTCCGCGTTTTGCCGGGCCGCTTTTCCCCTGTTAAAAGAGCTCAATTGGCGGCCGGATATCATTCATGGCAATGACTGGCAGTCGGCGCTGATCATTGCTTTGTTAAAGAAAGCCTATAAGGATGATCCGTTTTTTGTCAGGACCGCTACCGTATATTCCATCCATAACATGGCTTATCTTGGACTCTTCCCTAAAGAGAAGCTCCTTTTTACCGGTTTGGGTTGGGATCTGTTCAAGCCGGATGGATTGGAGTTTTGGGGAGAGATCTCCCTGTCCAAGGCCGGTATTATTTTTGCCGATGTAATAAGTACGGTTTCAGAAAATTATGCCAAGGAGATCCAAACAACCGAATATGGGGCCGGGTTAGACGGATTGCTCAGGGCGCGAACCCAGGATGTTTTTGGCATTATCAACGGGCTGGATTATGAGATCTGGAACCCGGCGACCGATCCGAACATTGTCAAACGCTACAGTCCGGCGACGATATTTTTAAAGGCCGATAATAAGATCGAGCTCCAGCGGCGCAATAAACTGCCGGAGAACAAAGATATCCCGGTTCTCGGCCTGGTCACCAGGCTGGCCGACCAAAAAGGGCTGGATATTTTATCTGAAGCGCTGGAAGAGATCCTGGCAATGGATTGCCAGATGGTTATATTGGGAACAGGGGATCCCAAATATCATGCCTTGCTTACCGAAGAACATGAGAAATTCCCCAAAAAGTTGGCGGTCAACCTGGAATTTGACGCGATGCTCGCGGAGCTGATCTACGCGGGGGCCGATTTGTTCATGATGCCGAGCCGGTATGAGCCGTGCGGATTGGGACAGTTGATCGGTTTCAAGTACGGGACGATCCCGATCGTCCGCCGGACCGGCGGTTTAGCCGACACAGTCGGTGATTTTGACCAGCGGGTTGGCAAAGGTGAGGGTTTTGTTTTTGAGAAGTACAGCTCTGCCGCGTTGATCGACGCGGTAAAAAGGGCGGTTGCCGTTTATAAACAAAAAGAGCTCTGGGAGACATTGCAGAAACGGGTGATGAACCTTGATTATTCCTGGGACGCGTCGGCTAAAAAATATATCGCGCTATACCTGAAGGCTTTGAAAAAGATCGGCATTGCTCCACTTTAA